A region from the Coregonus clupeaformis isolate EN_2021a unplaced genomic scaffold, ASM2061545v1 scaf0101, whole genome shotgun sequence genome encodes:
- the LOC121552460 gene encoding DBH-like monooxygenase protein 1 homolog, with amino-acid sequence MLPAKYSRVLVFFTTFWFYATLAHGSGFNHSTILDPHGKYHLKWRFDRITITFEIEVETRGYIGFGLSPNGAMASSDIVIGGVTDGTPYLQDYFADANRKVHRDVQQNYRLQYGRENSTHTVLAFSRDLLTCDTSDKDITESTVRVIWAYHSEDVEPSGPMYHGVNRGRKSMRLLNPGIKANIPSGIDFFNLQNINVPVPFKDTTYWCQIFKIQEVQKKHHIIRIEPLIQRGHENLVHHILLYQCDSSLNESELEAGHECYHPNMPDSFLTCETIVFAWAIGGEGFTYPPHVGLSIGTSIDPVYVLMEVHYDNPAFQQGMVDSSGLRLFYTPELRQYDAGVIETGVWVSLYHMLPPGMQEYVSEGHCTRECLQESLGQEMPSGVRVFAVLMHAHLAGRAIRTRHFREQKELQPLSHDEEFDFNFQEFQLLKDERLLLPGDNLITECKYTTKDRQNMTWGGLTTRDEMCLSYLLYYPRVNLARCESLPEITGQLKFIGVKEIQVPVTTWPFMIKSPKKYSNLSFTEAMDKYRWSKNRGRSFNEMVLQLPMNVRCSKWGQDEWSIQGTIVSPPEVKSEVKPPSMVCHSASEPHSGMVLLFTMCLTYSIVQTCFSL; translated from the exons ATGTTACCCGCGAAATATAGTAGAGTACTAGTTTTCTTCACAACGTTTTGGTTTTACGCAACTTTGGCACACGGGAGTGGATTTAATCATTCAACTATCTTGGACCCTCATGGGAAGTATCATCTGAAGTGGAGGTTTGACCGGATAACTATTACTTTTGAAATAGAAGTGGAAACTAGAGGATATATAGGATTTGGTCTATCTCCCAACGGTGCCATGGCGTCGTCGGATATTGTAATTGGTGGAGTCACGGATGGGACACCGTATCTACAG GATTACTTTGCAGACGCCAACAGAAAAGTGCACAGAGATGTGCAGCAGAACTACAGGCTGCAGTATGGCAGGGAGAACAGCACACACACTGTCCTGGCTTTCAGCAGGGACCTCCTGACCTGTGACACAAGTGACAAGGACATCACG GAAAGCACAGTGAGAGTGATATGGGCCTACCACAGTGAGGATGTGGAACCGTCAGGACCGATGTACCATGGAGTGAACCGAGGGAGGAAGAGTATGCGGCTACTCAACCCAGGAATTAAAGCTAATATTCCCTCTGGGATTGACTTTTTCAACTTGCAAAACATAAAC GTGCCAGTGCCATTCAAGGACACTACCTACTGGTGTCAGATATTTAAGATCCAGGAGGTTCAGAAGAAACACCATATCATTAGA ATTGAACCTTTGATTCAAAGGGGCCATGAAAACCTGGTTCATCACATTTTGTTGTATCAATGTGATAGCAGCTTGAATGAGAGTGAGCTCGAGGCTGGCCATGAATGTTACCATCCAAATATGCCTGACTCCTTTCTCACCTGTGAGACGATAGTCTTCGCCTGGGCCATTGGTGGTGAG GGGTTCACCTATCCACCCCATGTTGGACTGTCCATTGGCACATCAATAGACCCTGTCTATGTCCTGATGGAGGTCCACTATGACAACCCAGCCTTTCAACAAG GAATGGTGGACAGCTCTGGCCTGCGTCTGTTCTACACCCCTGAGCTGCGTCAGTATGATGCAGGAGTGATTGAGACAGGTGTGTGGGTGAGTCTGTACCACATGCTGCCTCCAGGCATGCAGGAGTACGTCTCAGAGGGACACTGTACCCGCGAGTGTTTGCAGGAG TCCCTAGGCCAGGAGATGCCCAGCGGAGTGAGGGTGTTTGCTGTTCTGATGCATGCCCACCTAGCTGGCCGTGCCATCAGAACCAGACACTTCCGGGAACAGAAGGAGCTGCAGCCCCTCTCACATGACGAGGAGTTTGACTTCAACTTCCAGGAGTTCCAGCTGCTGAAGGATGAGAGGCTGCTGTTACCT GGTGACAATTTGATCACAGAATGCAAGTACACCACAAAAGACAGACAAAACATGACCTGG GGTGGTTTGACCACCAGGGATGAGATGTGTCTGTCCTACCTGCTCTACTATCCCAGAGTGAACCTGGCCAGGTGTGAGAGCCTCCCTGAGATCACCGGGCAGCTTAAGTTCATCGGAGTCAAAGAGATCCAGGTGCCTGTCAC GACCTGGCCTTTCATGATCAAGAGCCCAAAGAAGTACAGCAATCTCTCCTTCACAGAGGCCATGGACAAGTACAGGTGGTCGAAGAACAGAGGGAGGTCCTTCAACGAGATGGTTCTACAGCTGCCCATGAACGTGCGCTGCTCCAAGTGGGGGCAGGATGAGTGGTCG ATTCAAGGGACGATAGTGTCACCACCAGAGGTGAAGTCTGAAGTCAAGCCTCCCTCCATGGTGTGCCATTCTGCCTCAGAGCCACACAGTGGAATGGTTCTACTCTTTACTATGTGCCTCACATATTCTATAGTCCAGACCTGTTTCAGCCTTTAG